The genomic interval GTGCTGCCGCCAGTTCGATGGCCGTTCCGCGATTGATGAAACTGGGTGAGGTGAATGGAAACGGTGTCGCACTTGTCTTCTTCACCTGCGCGGGAATGTATGTTCTGGCATCGATCGCGGTGATCGGTACCGACGCGACCAAACAGATTCGTCAACTGGAAACAACAAACGAGATTCATGAATGAATTTGCTCTTTGACGCTCACTTGGACCTGAGCATGAACGCGTTGGAGTGGAATCGCGATCTGCGATTGTCGGCGCACAGGATTCGAGAAGAAGAAGCGAAGCTGCCGGAGCGTCAAAAAGGTCACGCGGCGGGCACGGTCGCATTGCCCGACATGAGGCGAGGTGGCATCGGATTGTGTGTCGCTACGCAAATCGGCGGTTGCATGAAACCGCGTTCTTTCGTCGCCAACTGGGAATCGCCCTCGCAAGCGTGGGCGATGACTCAGGGCCAGTTGGCGTGGTATCGCGAGATGGAATGTCTGGGTGAAATGACGCAAATCACCAACTTGGCCGAACTGGAGACGCAATTGGCCCGTTGGTCCGATCCGATCGCGGCGGCGGCCAGCGAAGAACCGGTGGGCTACATTCTCAGCTTGGAAGGTGCTGATTCGATCGTCACGCTCGATCACCTGGAGACAGCATGGGAGTACGGACTACGCGCGTTGGGACCGTCACATTACGGGATCGGTCGATACAGCATGGGGCATGATTCGGCTGGCGGGTTGCCTGCCGCCGGACGCGACTTGGTCGCCAAGATGGACGAGTTGGGTTTGATCATGGACGTGACCCATCTCAACGACGCCTGTTTTTGGGACGTGTTGGAATGCTTTCAGGGCGTCGTTTGGGCAAGCCATCAGAACTGCCGTGCCCTGGTCGATGATCCTCGTCAGTTCACCGACGAGCAGATTCGCGCATTGATTCAGCGTGGCGGAGTGATGGGGGCTGTCCTGGACGTCTGGATGGTGGTTCCGGGATTTGTGCGTGGAGAGTCGACCGCACAGAGTTTGGGCGTTCGACTGGAGCATCTTGCCGATCACATCGATCACGTCTGCCAAATCGCAGGCAACACGCGACACTGTGGGATCGGCAGCGACCTGGACGGCGGTTTCGGCCGCGAGCAAAGCCCGACGGACTTGGACACGATCGCAGACCTACAAAACCTTGAGGCGATCCTCAAGCAGCGAGGCTACAGTGAGCCGGACATCGCCGCCATCTTCCACGGCAATTTCCTAAGGGTCGTCCGGAACGCGTGGGGCAATGGACGATCGGCACCGTAGTGCGACACATCATTGGCCGCGGAAGCGGCGACAGATTGTGAGGGATGCCGTGCCGTATCTGTCGCCGCTTCGCGGCTTTTCAGACGCGGTTATGTTGCATGTCATGGGGCTCACGCCCCATGCTTAATGCTGCCGTCGCATCCGCGACTGAGATCCGGTAGGTCATGCTCTGCATGACGAGATCCGCAGAACGCTGCTCGGTGCTGCCGGATGTGAACGAGAGCATTCCGAGAACGGTCATCACTCTCGGATCTGTCGTATTTTCCGCGAAAAGTGCTGGACGCGAGCAACGAGATCAATGTTACTTATCTCGCTGGCGGCAAGTAGCCGCGAGCAAAGCCCGACGGAATTGGACACCATTGCCGGCCTACAAACCTTGAGACGATTCTTGAAATCCGTGGAAACTTTGCAGCAGACATTGCCTCAATCTTTCACAGCAGTTTTCCCTGTGTCGTCAGAGACGCATGGGCCAATCCGACACAGCCCAGAGTGGGAAATTGAAACGTAATACAGACGGATAACCACCTCTTGAACCCTGCCAGTTCTCTGGGCTGAGCCGATGCTCTGGATTGCAATTCCAACCAGTTGATCAGGTTGTTGTTCTCGTCGTCTTGGTGTCGCCGATTCACGTTTGCAATCATCGCTCTGCGTGACCTAGACAAAAGGGCAGGGCAATTGATCCCCAGCCGATGCTTAATGAACGAATGGTGACGTTATCATCGTCAATTGCTGTTCACGTACGGCAGAAGACTGGCGAGCGAAAATAACTGTCACCGCATCAGCAAAAATGTGGGGTGTTCAAATACGAGGATCATTCCAATGGCTACAATCACTGACTGACGTTGTCTCTTTTATCGTTATCGCGTTCACCATGGCACGCTCGAACGATTCGTTTCTGATCGCGTGAGAGCCGGGCTGAAGTTTAGTCGCTATGTTGACAGAGCAGAGACCACGTGACAATACTCCCTTTGAGAGGGCGGATTAAAAGATGGTAAACACTCACCTTGCAGCCACGGTGTCGGGGGAAAAGCGAACTCGCGACTCAATCTTTATCTCATATCGAGCGAGCGATGCGAGTGCATTAGCTGGTCTGCTCTGGAAGACCTTGGTGGACAGGTTTGGGATTAACTGCGTCTTCCTCGCACCTGCGGAGATCGAACCGGGACAAGCATTTGCCGATCGATTGATGGCGGAGTTGGATCGCGCGGCCGTGATCATCGCAGTCATTGGAAAGGACTGGCTGAGTGCAAAGGACGAATTCCACCGACGTCGGCTGGACGATCCAGACGACTGGGTTCGTAAAGAGATCGTTTATGGCCTAGAGAACAACGATGTTGTGGTCATCCCGTTCTTGGCACCTGGGGCTACTTTCCTAAGCGGAGACGCTGCCGCAAAGGCTTATCCGCCCGATATGCAATCGTTGGCTACTCTTCATGCGCACAGTGCTGGCAACGATCATGAGATCGGCGACCGGTTTACTGAGATTGTTTCTTCAAGTTTGCCTGCAATCGACGCTGTCAGCAAACCGCGTCTTGGCCTTTCGCAAGGATCGGAACTCGTTGTCGTCGCGCATTGCAAATCTAGCTCACTGGCTTCTATAGCTGATAGCGAAACGAGCGATAGTCAACAACACTCAAGAAAGCTTGAGCTGATCCGGCAACTTGGGGATTGCCTTCCTGGCCAGATTGTTGTCCACGA from Stieleria varia carries:
- a CDS encoding dipeptidase, which encodes MNLLFDAHLDLSMNALEWNRDLRLSAHRIREEEAKLPERQKGHAAGTVALPDMRRGGIGLCVATQIGGCMKPRSFVANWESPSQAWAMTQGQLAWYREMECLGEMTQITNLAELETQLARWSDPIAAAASEEPVGYILSLEGADSIVTLDHLETAWEYGLRALGPSHYGIGRYSMGHDSAGGLPAAGRDLVAKMDELGLIMDVTHLNDACFWDVLECFQGVVWASHQNCRALVDDPRQFTDEQIRALIQRGGVMGAVLDVWMVVPGFVRGESTAQSLGVRLEHLADHIDHVCQIAGNTRHCGIGSDLDGGFGREQSPTDLDTIADLQNLEAILKQRGYSEPDIAAIFHGNFLRVVRNAWGNGRSAP